A single window of Aspergillus oryzae RIB40 DNA, chromosome 8 DNA harbors:
- a CDS encoding uncharacterized protein (predicted protein): MPQLLHLPGELLARVISHIDQSALKQLRQTCRTLAQFVSRELFRTVHLFPDEESYERVRNISNNTILRSLVRKIYINTCYKDSEWGDPDCTLTEPFKDAILQLKRFPNVQSTVLRFDKNCCVDDDGVEMWRSEWPQPPTYREEVLHVFFSWLTSLDVPTKELGICNLQDLTIKDTDTRAMMAKVLCGLQSLRLNIATEHHEASPEEDLEFPEPHEFFAEMPFAWLKPTMGSLEHLTIYCDNYWGFFPKLDLKGIHFPRLKTLALGNFGFAQDAHVEWIVSHEATLAELYLDDCTILYDILHSKHDAPPPRLHPATKLTKRSSRLNSQSPSLRNQLLVYCDIFPYPEALIPPKGDSAAEAFPMECIICHLDGFLLCLEAIQPQRRAKDLLLTRQHGGYHSRNDCGREKFSRNLV; this comes from the exons ATGCCACAGCTCCTTCATCTGCCCGGTGAACTTCTCGCGCGAGTGATCTCGCATATCGATCAATCGGCCCTAAAACAGCTGCGCCAGACATGTCGCACGCTGGCGCAATTTGTCTCGCGGGAACTATTCCGCACCGTGCACCTGTTCCCCGACGAAGAAAGCTATGAAAGAGTTCGTAACATCTCAAACAACACGATATTGCGGTCGTTGGTAAGGAAGATTTACATCAACACCTGTTACAAGGACTCT GAATGGGGGGATCCAGATTGCACCCTTACTGAACCATTCAAAGACGCCATCTTGCAGCTCAAACGCTTCCCGAACGTGCAAAGCACCGTTCTACGCTTTGATAAGAATTGTtgcgttgatgatgatggagtagAAATGTGGCGTAGCGAATGGCCCCAACCGCCCACCTACCGCGAGGAAGTTCTCCACGTGTTCTTCTCCTGGCTGACATCCTTGGATGTACCCACCAAAGAGCTGGGGATCTGTAATCTACAAGATCTCACCATCAAAGACACAGACACTCGCGCTATGATGGCTAAGGTGCTGTGTGGTCTTCAGTCGCTCCGGTTGAACATAGCGACTGAGCACCACGAGGCAAGTCCAGAGGAGGATCTAGAGTTCCCCGAGCCCCACGAGTTCTTCGCAGAGATGCCCTTCGCCTGGCTGAAGCCCACCATGGGATCGCTGGAGCATTTGACGATTTATTGCGATAATTACTGGGGATTCTTCCCGAAGCTGGACCTTAAAGGGATTCACTTCCCTCGGCTTAAGACCCTAGCGCTTGGCAATTTCGGCTTCGCGCAGGACGCGCACGTGGAGTGGATCGTTTCACATGAAGCGACTCTTGCAGAGCTATACCTGGATGACTGTACGATCTTGTATGAT ATTCTGCACAGTAAACACGATGCTCCACCACCACGACTCCATCCCGCAACGAAGTTGACGAAGCGAAGTAGC AGGCTCAACAGTCAAAGCCCCAGTCTTCGAAATCAGCTACTCGTCTATTGCGACATCTTTCCATACCCGGAAGCCTTGATACCTCCAAAAGGTGACTCAGCTGCAGAGGCGTTTCCTATGGAATG TATCATTTGCCATCTGGACggcttcctcctctgtctcGAAGCGATACAGCCCCAGAGGAGGGCCAAAGATCTCCTCTTGACTCGTCAGCATGGAGGGTATCATTCCAGAAATGATTGTGGGCGCGAAAAGTTTTCAAG GAACTTGGTGTAA
- a CDS encoding uncharacterized protein (predicted protein), giving the protein MKTQIGLGVLSIPSAFDTLGLMPGVLCLVAIAIINCWCSYMVGSFKLNHREVYGIDDAAGLMFGPVGREVLGAGFILYLTFVAASGILGISIALNAISTHGACTAIFVAVAAIGVFCLAIIRTLSRVTVIAWGGLACILIAILIVTIGVGVEDRPYAAPPGPWVSDYQIVNNPSFADGISAICTLIFAYGGVPFFFPIIAEMRDPRHYTKSLVACQTVVTVIYVTIGIVVYYYCGSYVASPALGSAGRLIKQIAYGISLPGLLASATICTHSLK; this is encoded by the exons ATGAAAACTCAAATCGGCTTGGGTGTACTGTCTATCCCATCTGCATTTGATACATTGGGCCTGATGCCTGGAGTGCTTTGCCTGGTTGCAATAGCGATTATCAACTGCTGGTGCAGTTACATGGTCGGCAGCTTTAAGCTCAACCACCGTGAAGTGTATGGTATTGACGACGCGGCTGGACTCATGTTCGGCCCAGTTGGACGTGAGGTCCTCGGAGCCGGATTCATTCTTT ATCTGACATTTGTTGCTGCTTCCGGTATACTTGGCATCTCGATCGCTCTGAATGCGATCTCAACCCATGGAGCTTGCACAGCTATCTTCGTTGCTGTCGCCGCTATTGGGGTGTTTTGTCTTGCAATTATCCGTACTCTGAGCCGCGTGACTGTTATTGCGTGGGGTGGGTTGGCATGTATTCTCATTGCCA TCCTCATCGTCACAATCGGGGTCGGCGTAGAGGACCGCCCTTATGCCGCACCGCCAGGCCCTTGGGTTTCAGACTATCAAATTGTCAATAATCCCAGCTTCGCCGATGGAATATCAGCAATTTGTACCCTCATCTTTGCCTACGGCGGTgtaccttttttcttcccgaTCATAGCCGAAATGCGTGATCCTCGTCACTACACAAAGTCCTTAGTCGCATGCCAAACCGTTGTCACAGTGATCTACGTGACAATTGGGATCGTGGTGTACTACTACTGCGGATCCTACGTTGCCTCGCCTGCCCTTGGTTCCGCGGGAAGGTTGATTAAACAGATTGCCTATGGCATTTCTCTTCCGGGTCTATTAGCGAGTGCAACGATCTGTACGCAT TCCCTAAAGTGA
- a CDS encoding uncharacterized protein (predicted protein) codes for MLRGSKHLVANTLVHWGTWIGCVLGVAVVAYIIASAIPNFDSLISFIGALLGTLQSFQPSGCMWLYDNWSRGREQRSHKWALGVCWNIFVVVCGTFLMVAGTYGSVVGIIDSFRTNGGSGVWSCADNSNSV; via the coding sequence ATGCTGCGAGGGTCGAAACACCTTGTCGCGAATACACTTGTGCACTGGGGGACCTGGATTGGCTGTGTCCTGGGTGTTGCTGTCGTTGCGTATATTATTGCAAGTGCCATTCCTAATTTTGATAGTCTCATCTCTTTTATCGGGGCTTTGCTGGGAACGCTACAGAGTTTCCAGCCGAGTGGTTGCATGTGGTTGTATGATAATTGGAGCAGGGGCAGAGAACAGCGATCGCATAAGTGGGCCCTCGGAGTATGCTGGAACAtctttgttgttgtctgCGGCACATTTTTGATGGTGGCTGGCACATATGGGTCTGTTGTTGGGATTATTGACTCTTTCAGGACTAATGGTGGATCGGGTGTTTGGTCTTGCGCTGACAATTCCAACTCTGTATAA
- a CDS encoding uncharacterized protein (predicted protein), which translates to MAPNDTESLISMTHPPATGPVTFVDTPTVSSSTPSLNFPKDLMSSIPSNLEEMSQGDSGANLALRCLTPPLDNHTSTASSSQVVKSLEWKGSFAISEQQWHQLASEQQWHHLASTLNIVRPVENLNDLKIPSRLTLERLLRAFAECFLIYIPCIHMPTWKAELAPPCMIFAMASIGASYYDDDATATSLHCIAQMCIKNHTSRYGCCSVCC; encoded by the exons ATGGCACCAAATGATACTGAGTCCTTGATCTCTATGACGCACCCTCCTGCCACCGGCCCTGTAACCTTCGTGGATACCCCGACAGTAAGCTCTTCAACCCCATCTCTCAACTTCCCAAAGGATCTGATGTCTTCCATCCCGAGCaatctggaagagatgtCACAAGGAGATTCGGGTGCCAATCTGGCATTGAGGTGCCTCACACCTCCCTTGGACAACCATACCAGCacagcatcctcatcacaGGTGGTAAAGTCACTGGAGTGGAAAGGCTCCTTCGCCATATCAGAACAACAATGGCATCAGCTAGCTTCAGAGCaacaatggcatcatcttGCTTCCACACTCAATATTGTTAGACCA GTCGAAAATTTGAATGACCTCAAAATTCCGAGCCGCTTGACGTTGGAGAGATTACTGAGGGCTTTCGCCGAGTGCTTTCTCATTTACATTCCATGTATTCATATGCCGACCTGGAAAGCAGAGCTCGCTCCACCTTGTATGATCTTTGCGATGGCATCCATTGGCGCCAGTTATTACGACGATGATGCAACTGCAACTTCACTTCATTGCATTGCCCAGATGTGCATCAAGAATCAT ACGAGCCGCTATGGGTGTTGCAGTGTCTGCTGTTAA
- a CDS encoding uncharacterized protein (predicted protein) has protein sequence MASPNRLTVLSNVIAEKTKVISDFLASKGVEPPSFDVDGQADYAISADDKEAYEARLELIAASKELYALSHGPKDHIRNICWDAMDPLSLHAIWTFRVPQAVPLNSKISYEDLAEKCHQLSGIFVPLFTFRRIIRHAITNRFFCEPELGFVAHNRASRVLLEEETLDAWVGLFCNDMWPGFVYTVEAMKRWPGSGEPNETGINVAYGHNLNWFDHTSRNDVVADRYSKSMKAHGGGVGFDVSHTVTGYPWADIGEGTVVDVSTILLMAM, from the exons ATGGCGTCTCCAAATCGGCTGACTGTCTTATCCAATGTTATCgcggagaagacgaaagTAATCTCAGATTTCCTGGCCTCCAAGGGAGTTGAGCCTCCCTCTTTCGATGTCGACGGGCAGGCTGACTATGCAATTTCGGCCGACGACAAAGAGGCCTATGAGGCTCGCCTGGAGTTGATTGCAGCATCAAAGGAACTCTATGCTCTTTCCCATGGTCCGAAGGATCATATTCGAAACATTTGTTGGGAT GCTATGGATCCATTGTCCCTACATGCCATTTGGACCTTCCGGGTCCCACAAGCTGTCCCACTGAATAGCAAAATATCATACGAAGACCTGGCTGAAAAGTGCCATCAATTGAGTGGAATCTTCGTACCACTGTTCACCTTCCGACGGATCATCCGCCACGCTATAACGAACCGCTTCTTCTGTGAGCCAGAACTTGGGTTTGTTGCCCACAACCGCGCATCCCgagttcttctcgaagaggAAACCTTGGATGCCTGGGTGGGTCTGTTTTGTAATGACATGTGGCCTGGCTTTGTCTACACCGTTGAAGCCATGAAGAGATGGCCCGGGAGTGGGGAACCGAATGAGACGGGTATCAACGTGGCCTATGGCCATAATCTCAATTGGTTCGATCACACTTCCCGCAATGACGTTGTCGCCGACAGATATAGCAAGAGTATGAAGGCACACgggggtggtgttggatttgaTGTCTCGCACACCGTGACCGGCTATCCATGGGCGGATATTGGTGAGGGGACGGTCGTTGACGTGAGTACCATTCTCCTAATGGCCATGTGA
- a CDS encoding MDR family MFS transporter (predicted transporter (major facilitator superfamily)): MIVDASADHAPEQHSLHEKKSPGLQDTNLDQQSPISPSDEGEYPTGLRLTFVVVALILAIFLTSLDFTIIATAIPRITDDFHSLGDVAWYGSAFFLVTAGFQTAWGKAYLFFSLKITFLLAIFLFEVGSLICGVAPSSVALIVGRAIAGLGAAGVNTGSFTLAAFCAPPQKRPIFTGLIGLSYGIASVVGPLLGGVFTEKATWRWCFYINLPVGAVSAIFIIIFFQSPQASKSTDTSSLWSKVMQMDPIGTFLMMASVTCYILAMQYGGLTHPWNSSVVIGLIVGFVVILAVLCGWEVYMGEMAMSCPRLVKKHAIPSAVGFFFFGSYIVVIYYLPIYFQSIDGTSAIGSGVHNLPFILAVSIFTVLSGILISMTGYPAPFVISGAAVGTIGCGLLYTFNIGTSTGKWIGYQILAGVGNGFGVQVPMIMAQGSTEPKDMAATTAILMCFQTVGGAFMQSGAQAAFANRLLIELPRTAPEVDPSAVVAAGATELKSFGSSLQGIRLAYMDGIKVTFAFACASMGVAFILAFFARRARIGGEAVKNAMAAA; the protein is encoded by the exons ATGATAGTTGACGCAAGTGCTGATCACGCTCCAGAGCAGCACTCGCTtcatgaaaagaaatctccCGGACTCCAGGATACAAACCTCGACCAGCAATCCCCAATCTCGCCGAGCGATGAAGGTGAATATCCGACCGGCTTACGACTAACTTTcgttgttgttgctttgaTCTTGGCGATTTTCTTGACTTCTTTAGACTTC ACCATTATTGCGACAGCTATTCCACGTATTACCGATGACTTTCATAGTCTTGGAGATGTGGCTTGGTATGGGTCGGCCTTTTTTCTGGTCACTGCTGGCTTTCAAACAGCCT GGGGCAAGGCATATCTCTTCTTTAGCCTGAAGATCACATTTCTGCTGGcgatctttctttttgaagtGGGAAGTTTGATCTGTGGAGTCGCGCCTTCCTCGGTAGCCCTGATTGTCGGTCGTGCGATTGCTGGCTTGGGAGCTGCAGGCGTGAATACAGGATCCTTCACCCTGGCTGCGTTTTGCGCACCACCCCAGAAAAGACCTATCTTCACAGGATTAATTGGTCTTTCCTATG GAATTGCATCGGTCGTGGGACCACTTCTTGGGGGTGTCTTTACGGAAAAGGCCACATGGAGATGGTGTTTCTACATCAATCTACCAGTAGGCGCTGTGTCAGCGATCTTCattattatctttttccaaAGCCCTCAAGCCTCGAAGTCTACGGACACCTCATCCTTGTGGTCAAAGGTGATGCAGATGGACCCCATTGGAACTTTCTTGATGATGGCCTCAGTGACCTGCTATATCCTCGCAATGCAATATGGCGGATTGACGCACCCTTGGAACAGTTCAGTTGTCATTGGCTTAATCGTCGGCTTCGTGGTAATCTTAGCCGTTCTCTGTGGGTGGGAAGTATACATGGGCGAGATGGCCATGTCCTGTCCTCGCTTGGTCAAGAAGCATGCAATCCCCTCGGCAgtgggcttcttcttcttcggttcaTACATCGTGGTGATTTATTATCTACCAATTTACTTCCAGAGTATTGATGGCACGTCCGCCATTGGCTCGGGTGTTCACAACCTGCCTTTTATCCTTGCAGTGTCCATTTTCACGGTGTTGAGTGGCATTTTGATTTCCATGACTGGCTATCCCGCACCGTTTGTTATATCAGGGGCGGCAGTCGGCACGATCGGATGTGGCCTTTTATATACATTCAATATCGGTACCAGTACCGGTAAGTGGATTGGCTACCAGATCCTAGCCGGTGTCGGGAATGGATTTGGAGTCCAAGTTCCGATGATCATGGCCCAGGGAAGTACAGAACCAAAAGACATGGCGGCGACAACTGCGATTCTAATGT GCTTCCAAACTGTCGGTGGTGCCTTTATGCAATCCGGTGCCCAAGCCGCATTCGCCAATCGCCTCCTCATTGAACTTCCCCGAACGGCGCCGGAGGTTGATCCCTCAGCTGTAGTGGCTGCGGGAGCAACAGAGCTAAAGTCCTTTGGCTCCAGCTTGCAAGGAATCCGCCTCGCTTACATGGATGGAATCAAAGTAACCTTCGCATTCGCATGTGCTTCGATGGGGGTGGCTTTCATCTTGGCCTTTTTCGCTCGGCGGGCAAGAATTGGGGGGGAAGCTGTAAAgaatgccatggctgctgcGTAG
- a CDS encoding uncharacterized protein (mitochondrial solute carrier protein) has protein sequence MGGTSPSGSLVEDSSNVTRNSHRDNHGLESDNASRNQGFDWRNGVAGGVAGCAAKTIVAPMERIKILFQTSNPHFLPYSTRWNGFIEAISHIRTSHGVPALFKGHAASLIRVFPYAGINFLAYEQLQRVIIISPKRDTPFHRFFCGSTAGAISTAFTYPLELIRIRLAFEAEQHRHSSWFGISRRIYFESGGKGSLLNLYQGIGPTMLGILPYAGTSFVTHDLMREQLRSPLFAPYALEKGSSTRLTAVAQLCCGAIAGIVAQTVAYPIDILRRRMQVGSVVGSRSGILETARRVFMERGVKGFYVGLTIGYMKMAPMVATSFYVYDRMKRLLGLIE, from the exons ATGGGTGGCACTAGTCCTTCTGGTTCGCTCGTAGAAGATTCATCTAATGTGACAAGAAACAGTCACCGTGATAATCATGGCTTAGAATCGGACAATGCCAGCCGAAACCAGGGTTTTGATTGGAGAAATGGAGTAGCGGGAGGTGTTGCAGGCTGCGCA GCAAAGACGATTGTTGCTCCGATGGAGAGAATCAAGATTCTCTTTCAAACGTCGAATCCGCATTTCCTGCCGTATTCAACCCGGTGGAATGGTTTCATCGAGGCTATCAGTCATATTCGGACGAGCCATGGGGTGCCTGCACTTTTCAAAGGCCACGCGGCGAGTCTGATCCGCGTTTTTCCATATGCTGGTATTAACTTTTTGGCATACGAACAACTCCAACGTGTAATCATCATATCACCCAAGAGAGACACACCGTTTCATCGATTCTTCTGCGGGAGTACGGCGGGTGCCATCTCCACCGCCTTTACATATCCTCTTGAGTTGATCCGTATCCGTCTTGCCTTTGAAGCAGAACAGCACAGACATTCCTCTTGGTTCGGGATTAGTCGAAGAATTTACTTTGAAAGCGGCGGTAAAGGTAGTTTATTAAATCTTTATCAAGGAATTGGCCCGACTATGCTAGGCATACTTCCCTATGCCGGCACCTCATTCGTAACCCACGATTTAATGAGAGAACAGCTGCGCTCACCTTTGTTTGCGCCTTATGCTCTTGAAAAGGGATCATCAACTCGACTGACGGCAGTTGCGCAGCTTTGTTGCGGAGCAATCGCTGGCATTGTTGCTCAAACAGTTGCTTACCCCATTGATATCCTTCGGCGACGAATGCAAGTCGGAAGTGTGGTTGGCAGTAGATCAGGAATCTTAGAGACAGCTCGTCGCGTATTTATGGAGAGAGGAGTTAAGGGCTTCTATGTTGGCCTGACAATTGGTTACATGAAAATGGCTCCCATGGTGGCGACGAGTTTCTACGTCTATGATCGAATGAAACGACTATTGGGCCTTATCGAGTAA
- a CDS encoding uncharacterized protein (predicted protein) has product MPIAVTTGTGADGIAAPGSSGIKVLVIGCGFGGIAAAIECYHKGHEVVVFEKNSEIGGLGDTLGISQNGTLPIYKWDNGMVQQKAAEICCNYATHKIHTSKGELLLSHPMKGYSAGSGYTGRRGDLLLCMFEYFQKLEIELHLNANVKEFFETDDSAGVIVNSQRWEADAVICADGVHSAGRHYVLGKEDLPRPSGYAIYRAWFVPEPSLRENPATSWIPLPGGEDTVMNFIGPNVHTLIATVKRNTGITWVLTHPDEYDIEESWTHPAKLEDALKVVEGWDPRIAEVYKITPPDQLFDHKIIYRDPLPTWVSSKGRIILIGDAAHSYVPTSAQGATQAVEDAATIAIMLELAGKSQVPLALRTMEKMRYERCKIGQLMGLETRDIWVKTDWEAVRKDPQLLAQPRPNWLLNHDPQAYAYEEFETAANSVLTGCAYTPRNIPYEGSNHRATDFEDEKWGNRHKESADVGVKV; this is encoded by the exons ATGCCAATTGCTGTCACAACTGGGACGGGTGCCGATGGTATCGCAGCTCCAGGAAGCTCAGGGATCAAGGTCCTTGTCATTGGCTGTGGGTTTGGGGGAATAGCAGCGGCTATAGAATGTTACCACAAAGGTCATGAAGTAGTTGTATTCGAGAAGAACTCGGAAATAGGAGGACTGG GGGATACTCTAGGAATCTCGCAAAATGGCACTCTCCCGATCTATAAATGGGACAATGGAATGGTTCAGCAGAAAGCCGCTGAAATCTGTTGCAACTACGCAACGCACAAGATCCATACCAGCAAGGGAGAACTGCTGTTGAGTCACCCGATGAAGGGCTATTCTGCCGGATCAGGGTACACGGGGCGACGGGGCGATCTGTTGTTATGCATGTTTGAATATTTTCAAAAGCTCGAGATTGAGTTGCATCTGAATGCCAACGTCAAGGAGTTTTTTGAGACAGATGACTCTGCTGGAGTTATCGTTAACAGCCAGCGGTGGGAAGCGGACGCGGTGATCTGTGCAGATGGCGTTCATTCTGCAGGGCGTCATTATGTGCTGGGTAAGGAAGATCTTCCACGCCCTAGTGGGTATGCCATCTATCGAGCCTGGTTTGTTCCAGAGCCGTCGCTACGTGAAAACCCAGCAACGTCTTGGATTCCGCTTCCCGGTGGCGAGGACACGGTGATGAACTTCATTGGTCCCAATGTGCACACTCTTATTGCAACAGTCAAGCGCAATACGGGCATTACTTGGGTGCTGACACATCCTGATGAGTATGATATCGAGGAATCATGGACCCACCCTGCCAAGCTTGAGGATGCTCTCAAGGTGGTGGAAGGTTGGGATCCAAGAATAGCGGAGGTTTACAAAATCACACCCCCCGATCAGTTGTTCGATCACAAGATTATCTACCGAGATCCTCTTCCAACCTGGGTCTCTTCCAAAGGCCGTATAATTTTGATAGGCGACGCCGCGCATTCATACGTTCCTACCTCTGCTCAAGGAGCAACTCAAGCTGTTGAGGATGCCGCCACAATCGCGATCATGTTGGAGCTCGCTGGGAAATCGCAGGTTCCACTCGCTTTGCGTACTATGGAGAAAATGAG ATATGAACGTTGCAAGATTGGGCAGTTGATGGGTCTAGAAACCCGGGATATTTGGGTTAAAACAGATTGGGAAGCAGTGAGAAAAGACCCGCAGCTTCTTGCGCAACCTAGACCTAATTGGCTCCTCAACCATGACCCCCAAGCTTACGCATATGAAGAGTTCGAAACTGCAGCTAATTCAGTTCTTACTGGGTGCGCGTATACGCCAAGGAACATACCGTACGAAGGTTCCAACCACCGTGCAACGGATTTCGAGGACGAGAAATGGGGTAATAGGCACAAGGAAAGTGCAGATGTTGGCGTCAAGgtatga